From the Streptomyces pluripotens genome, one window contains:
- a CDS encoding SGNH/GDSL hydrolase family protein, which produces MLRFMPVGDSMTIGSAGEHTWRHRLWRHLCTTYNGPFTFVGPRETLYDKSTDAPTSLAYADPRFPRAHLAGWGEGWLHMAPLIGDAVRAHRPDILLVSLGLIDLGFYTNAEQTAQNVRSFIVQARTAAPHLRMAVLPVIPNIRACADASFAAQVADFNTLLAKAVADLDEPRSPVLLVSPPEPYDIHTDTYDGTHPNARGEHRIAEAFARAMWEGWEVGGPYPAGNGLA; this is translated from the coding sequence ATGCTCAGGTTCATGCCCGTAGGTGACTCCATGACGATCGGGAGCGCGGGCGAACACACATGGCGTCACCGGCTGTGGCGGCACCTGTGCACGACGTACAACGGCCCGTTCACCTTCGTCGGCCCGCGCGAGACGCTGTACGACAAGTCCACCGACGCGCCGACGTCCCTCGCCTACGCCGACCCCCGCTTCCCCCGCGCCCACCTCGCGGGCTGGGGCGAGGGCTGGCTGCACATGGCCCCGCTGATCGGCGACGCGGTACGGGCCCACCGTCCCGACATCCTCCTGGTCTCCCTGGGCCTGATCGACCTCGGCTTCTACACGAACGCCGAGCAGACGGCGCAGAACGTCCGTTCCTTCATCGTCCAAGCCCGTACGGCCGCCCCGCACCTCCGCATGGCAGTGCTGCCGGTGATCCCGAACATCCGCGCCTGTGCGGACGCGTCCTTCGCCGCGCAGGTCGCCGACTTCAACACGCTACTGGCGAAGGCGGTCGCCGACCTGGACGAGCCGCGCTCGCCGGTCCTGCTCGTCTCGCCGCCGGAGCCGTACGACATCCACACCGACACCTACGACGGTACGCATCCCAACGCGCGCGGGGAGCACCGGATCGCAGAGGCGTTCGCGCGGGCGATGTGGGAGGGGTGGGAGGTCGGCGGACCGTACCCAGCCGGAAACGGCTTGGCCTGA
- the serC gene encoding phosphoserine transaminase — MADIQIPADIKPADGRFGAGPSKVRTEALEALAATGSSLLGTSHRQAPVKNLVGKVREGISELFSLPEGYEVILGNGGSTAFWDIATHGLIEGKSQHLSFGEFSSKFAKAAKLAPWLAEPTVIATDPGTHPEAQAEAGVDVYAFTHNETSTGVAMPIKRVAGADEGALVLVDATSGAGGLPVDVAETDVYYFAPQKSFASDGGLWIGVFSPAAIERAERIHASGRHVPEFFSLPTAIDNSRKNQTYNTPALATLFLLNQQLEWLNGQGGLAWSTARTKDSSTRLYSWAEESKYATPFVSDPAKRSQVIGTIDFADEVDAAAVAKVLRANGIVDTEPYRKLGRNQLRIAMFPAIDPADVEALTQCVDYVIDRL, encoded by the coding sequence GTGGCCGACATCCAGATCCCCGCTGACATCAAGCCCGCCGACGGACGTTTCGGCGCGGGCCCCTCCAAGGTGCGTACCGAGGCGCTGGAGGCGCTCGCCGCCACCGGAAGCTCCCTGCTCGGCACCTCCCACCGCCAGGCGCCCGTCAAGAACCTGGTCGGCAAGGTCCGCGAAGGCATCTCCGAGCTGTTCTCCCTCCCCGAGGGCTACGAGGTGATCCTCGGCAACGGCGGCTCCACCGCCTTCTGGGACATCGCCACCCACGGCCTGATCGAGGGCAAGTCCCAGCACCTCAGCTTCGGCGAGTTCTCCTCCAAGTTCGCCAAGGCCGCCAAGCTCGCCCCCTGGCTGGCCGAACCCACCGTCATCGCCACCGACCCCGGCACCCACCCGGAGGCACAGGCCGAGGCGGGCGTTGACGTCTACGCCTTCACCCACAACGAGACCTCCACCGGTGTCGCCATGCCGATCAAGCGCGTGGCCGGCGCCGACGAGGGCGCGCTCGTGCTCGTGGACGCCACCTCCGGCGCCGGCGGCCTCCCGGTCGACGTCGCCGAGACCGACGTCTACTACTTCGCCCCGCAGAAGTCTTTCGCCTCCGACGGCGGCCTGTGGATCGGTGTCTTCTCGCCCGCCGCGATCGAGCGCGCTGAGCGCATCCACGCCTCCGGCCGCCACGTCCCGGAGTTCTTCAGCCTCCCCACGGCGATCGACAACTCCCGCAAGAACCAGACGTACAACACCCCGGCCCTCGCCACCCTCTTCCTGCTGAACCAGCAGCTGGAGTGGCTCAACGGACAGGGCGGCCTCGCCTGGTCCACGGCCCGCACCAAGGACTCCTCGACCCGTCTGTACAGCTGGGCGGAGGAGTCGAAGTACGCCACGCCGTTCGTTTCGGACCCGGCCAAGCGCTCGCAGGTCATCGGCACGATCGACTTCGCCGACGAGGTCGACGCAGCCGCCGTCGCCAAGGTGCTGCGCGCCAACGGTATCGTGGACACCGAGCCGTACCGCAAGCTCGGCCGCAACCAGCTCCGCATCGCCATGTTCCCGGCGATCGACCCGGCGGACGTCGAGGCGCTGACGCAGTGCGTCGACTACGTGATCGACAGGCTCTGA
- a CDS encoding FAD-binding and (Fe-S)-binding domain-containing protein: MTDHSGLEAELRRAVRGEVGFGVTARALVTMDASNYRRVPLGVVAPRDADDVAAVLEACRARGVPVVARGGGTSIAGQATGTGVVLDFTRHMNDLLELDPGTRTAVVQPGLVLDRLQEAAAPHGLRFGPDPATHSRCTFGGMIGNNSCGSHSVAWGTTADSVRELSVVTARGRRLRLGRDWAGAPEGLRELVEGELARLRTGFPDLPRRISGYALDALLPEKGADVARSFCGSEGTLGILTEAAVRLVEEPRARALAVLAYGDESAAAEAAAGLLPYRPLTVEGMAADLVRSPAGLPEGGAWLFVETGGDSAAEARARAQDIVRAADVVDALVVTDPADRRALWRIREDASGTATRMPDDGGTSPSGRRRGPAGEAWPGWEDCAVPPARLGAYLRDFRALLAAHDLRGTPYGHFGDGCIHVRIDFDLLTEAGVGRFRHFSGELADLVVEHGGSLSGEHGDGQARAELLPRMYGAEMVALFERAKSVWDPDDLLNPGMLVRPAPLDTNLRFSVLPHRPVDVAFGYPADGGDFRAAVRRCVGVAKCRTAAATGPAVMCPSYRATGEEEHSTRGRAHLLYEMLAGDPVTDSWRSTEVRDALDLCLSCKGCRSDCPVGVDMATYKAEFLHHHYAGRRRPAAHHSMGRLPEWLRWVARTRTAPLLNALAAVGPLARVGKRLGGIAPERDIPRLAPQTFSRWWRGRRPAQATGGLVVLWPDTFTEHFSPSVGRAAVRVLEAAGLRVALPPTLLSHGGAIGDGTSKSAISLLTARRGRVCCGLTYVSTGQLDRARAVLRRTLDLMEPVLRAGAPVVVLEPSCAAALRTDLPELLYDDPRAARLSSAVLTFAEALGRYAPDWNPPAVDRPVAGQTHCHQHAVLGDTPDRRLREAAGLTGELRGGCCGLAGNFGFEEGHFEVSRACAEEQLLPVVREAPEGTAILADGFSCRTQLEQLAGVRGRHLAEVLAEALDMRTGGAG; the protein is encoded by the coding sequence ATGACGGATCACTCGGGTCTTGAGGCGGAACTGCGCAGGGCCGTCCGCGGCGAGGTCGGCTTCGGCGTCACCGCCCGGGCGCTGGTCACCATGGACGCCTCCAACTACCGGCGGGTCCCCCTCGGTGTCGTGGCCCCACGGGACGCCGACGACGTGGCCGCGGTGTTGGAGGCGTGTCGGGCGCGCGGAGTGCCGGTGGTGGCGCGCGGCGGGGGCACGTCGATCGCCGGGCAGGCGACGGGCACCGGCGTGGTGCTGGACTTCACCAGGCACATGAACGACCTGCTGGAGTTGGATCCGGGCACCCGCACGGCCGTCGTGCAGCCCGGGCTGGTGCTCGACCGGCTTCAGGAGGCCGCCGCCCCGCACGGACTGCGGTTCGGTCCGGACCCGGCCACGCACAGCCGGTGCACATTCGGCGGGATGATCGGCAACAACTCCTGCGGGTCCCACTCGGTCGCCTGGGGGACGACCGCGGACAGCGTGCGCGAGCTGTCCGTGGTCACCGCGCGCGGTCGGCGGCTGCGGCTCGGGCGGGACTGGGCGGGGGCGCCCGAGGGACTTCGGGAACTGGTGGAGGGGGAACTGGCCCGCCTGCGTACCGGCTTCCCGGACCTGCCCCGCCGCATCTCCGGGTATGCGCTGGACGCCCTGCTGCCGGAGAAGGGTGCGGACGTCGCCCGTTCCTTCTGCGGCTCGGAGGGCACCCTGGGCATCCTCACCGAGGCGGCCGTCCGCCTGGTCGAGGAGCCCCGTGCACGTGCCCTGGCGGTGCTGGCCTACGGCGATGAGAGCGCCGCCGCCGAGGCCGCGGCGGGCCTGCTGCCCTACCGGCCGCTCACGGTGGAGGGCATGGCCGCCGACCTGGTGCGCTCGCCCGCCGGACTGCCGGAGGGCGGCGCCTGGCTGTTCGTGGAGACCGGCGGGGACTCGGCGGCCGAGGCACGTGCACGCGCGCAGGACATCGTCCGCGCGGCCGACGTCGTGGACGCGCTGGTGGTGACCGACCCGGCCGACCGACGGGCCCTGTGGCGCATCCGCGAAGACGCCAGCGGCACGGCCACCCGCATGCCCGACGACGGGGGGACCTCCCCTTCCGGGCGACGTCGAGGGCCCGCGGGAGAGGCGTGGCCCGGTTGGGAGGACTGCGCGGTGCCGCCCGCCCGGCTCGGCGCCTACCTGCGCGACTTCCGGGCCCTGCTCGCTGCCCACGACCTGCGTGGCACGCCGTACGGCCATTTCGGCGACGGCTGCATCCACGTCCGCATCGACTTCGACCTGCTCACCGAGGCCGGGGTCGGCCGCTTCCGCCACTTCTCCGGGGAACTCGCCGACCTGGTGGTGGAGCACGGCGGTTCACTGTCCGGGGAGCACGGGGACGGGCAGGCCCGGGCCGAACTGCTGCCCCGTATGTACGGCGCGGAGATGGTCGCCCTCTTTGAGCGTGCCAAGTCGGTCTGGGACCCGGACGACCTGCTCAACCCCGGCATGCTGGTCCGGCCGGCCCCCCTCGACACGAACCTCCGCTTCTCCGTCCTGCCCCACCGCCCGGTCGACGTGGCCTTCGGCTACCCGGCGGACGGCGGTGACTTCCGCGCGGCCGTCCGCCGCTGCGTCGGCGTCGCCAAGTGCCGTACGGCCGCGGCGACCGGACCCGCTGTGATGTGCCCGTCGTACCGGGCCACCGGTGAAGAGGAGCACTCCACCCGCGGCCGCGCCCACCTGTTGTACGAGATGCTCGCCGGCGATCCGGTCACCGACAGCTGGCGGTCCACGGAGGTCCGCGACGCCCTCGACCTGTGCCTGTCCTGCAAGGGCTGTCGCTCGGACTGTCCGGTGGGCGTCGACATGGCCACCTACAAGGCGGAGTTCCTGCACCACCACTACGCCGGCCGTCGCCGTCCCGCTGCTCACCACAGCATGGGCCGACTGCCCGAATGGCTGCGCTGGGTCGCCCGCACGCGCACCGCTCCGCTGCTCAATGCCCTCGCGGCGGTGGGGCCGTTGGCCCGTGTCGGCAAACGGCTGGGCGGCATCGCGCCGGAGCGAGACATCCCGCGGCTGGCGCCACAGACGTTCAGCCGGTGGTGGCGGGGCAGGAGACCCGCACAGGCCACCGGCGGGCTGGTCGTCCTCTGGCCGGACACCTTCACCGAACACTTCTCCCCGTCCGTCGGCCGGGCCGCCGTCCGCGTCCTGGAGGCCGCAGGCCTGCGGGTGGCCCTGCCCCCCACGCTCCTGTCGCACGGCGGAGCGATCGGTGACGGCACGTCGAAGTCGGCGATCTCACTGCTCACGGCCCGTCGGGGCCGGGTCTGCTGCGGCCTGACCTATGTCTCCACAGGCCAGCTGGACCGGGCCCGTGCAGTGCTGCGCCGCACACTGGACCTGATGGAGCCGGTGCTGCGGGCCGGGGCGCCGGTGGTGGTCCTGGAGCCGAGCTGCGCCGCGGCCCTTCGCACCGACCTCCCGGAACTCCTGTACGACGACCCCCGCGCGGCCCGGCTGTCCTCAGCGGTACTCACCTTCGCCGAGGCACTGGGACGGTACGCCCCCGACTGGAACCCGCCCGCCGTCGATCGCCCGGTCGCCGGCCAGACCCACTGCCACCAGCACGCGGTGCTCGGCGACACCCCCGACCGCCGGCTGCGCGAGGCCGCCGGCCTCACCGGTGAGTTGCGCGGAGGCTGCTGTGGCCTCGCCGGCAACTTCGGTTTCGAGGAAGGCCACTTCGAAGTGTCACGCGCCTGCGCGGAGGAACAGCTGCTGCCGGTAGTGCGAGAGGCCCCGGAAGGCACGGCGATCCTCGCGGACGGCTTCTCCTGCCGTACCCAGCTGGAGCAACTGGCCGGGGTCCGGGGACGGCACCTGGCGGAAGTGCTGGCAGAGGCACTGGACATGCGGACCGGGGGCGCCGGATGA
- a CDS encoding lipid II:glycine glycyltransferase FemX, whose product MTLTLRPISRAEHLAFVASRPSASHMQVPSWGDVKPDWRAESLGWFEADGRLAGVGLVLMRPLPRVKRYLAYLPEGPVIDWGTPDLERWLEPMLAHLKSRGAFSVKMGPPVVARRWSPEAVKAAIANPETHRLRDVPATSYEPEAFDLADRLRRMGWQQTEPGGEDGFAAGQPRYVCQIPFAGRSLDDIHRGLNQQWRRNIKKAEKAGVKVVRGGYEDLSVFYGLYTETAERDQFIPRPLPYFQRMWTALNTEHPDRMRLYLAHHDGDVLAAATMLIVGGHLWYSYGASTSRKREVQPNNAMQWRMMADAHELGAHVYDFRGITDTLEESDHLLGLLRFKVGAGGEAVEYVGEWDFPLNRLLHKALDVYMARR is encoded by the coding sequence ATGACCCTTACCCTTCGGCCGATCAGCCGTGCGGAACACCTGGCCTTCGTGGCCTCCCGCCCTTCCGCCAGCCATATGCAGGTGCCGTCCTGGGGAGATGTGAAACCCGATTGGCGGGCGGAGAGCCTCGGCTGGTTCGAAGCGGACGGGCGGCTCGCCGGGGTGGGCCTGGTGCTGATGCGGCCCCTGCCCAGGGTGAAGCGCTATCTGGCCTATCTGCCCGAGGGGCCGGTCATCGACTGGGGTACGCCCGACCTGGAGCGCTGGCTGGAACCGATGCTGGCCCACCTCAAGAGCCGGGGCGCCTTCTCGGTGAAGATGGGGCCGCCCGTGGTGGCACGCAGATGGAGCCCCGAGGCGGTCAAGGCCGCGATCGCCAACCCCGAAACGCACCGGCTGCGGGACGTGCCGGCGACGTCCTACGAGCCGGAGGCCTTCGACCTCGCCGACCGGCTGCGCCGCATGGGCTGGCAGCAGACCGAGCCGGGCGGAGAGGACGGCTTCGCCGCCGGCCAGCCCAGGTATGTGTGCCAGATCCCTTTCGCAGGGCGGTCGTTGGACGACATCCACCGCGGGCTCAACCAGCAGTGGCGACGCAACATCAAGAAGGCCGAGAAGGCGGGCGTGAAGGTGGTCCGCGGGGGATACGAAGACCTGTCGGTCTTCTACGGGCTGTACACCGAGACCGCCGAACGGGACCAGTTCATCCCGCGCCCGCTGCCGTACTTCCAGCGCATGTGGACCGCGCTGAACACCGAACACCCCGACCGCATGCGGCTGTACCTCGCCCACCACGACGGGGACGTCCTGGCCGCGGCCACCATGCTGATCGTCGGCGGTCACCTCTGGTACTCCTACGGTGCCTCCACGAGCCGCAAGCGCGAGGTGCAGCCCAACAACGCGATGCAGTGGCGGATGATGGCCGATGCCCACGAACTCGGAGCCCACGTCTACGACTTCCGGGGCATCACGGACACCCTGGAGGAGTCCGATCACCTGCTCGGTCTGCTCCGCTTCAAGGTGGGCGCGGGCGGGGAGGCCGTCGAGTACGTGGGGGAGTGGGACTTCCCGCTGAACCGGCTGCTGCACAAGGCACTGGACGTCTACATGGCCCGCCGCTGA
- a CDS encoding ABC transporter ATP-binding protein: MGEEGEEYGYDTPSIPARTAFRRFWPLTGGLRKWLLLAWSCTVLAALAETEAVLLFGDLTDHALQGSPTAFWSPAAKWLGIAVAGALVAYVGNSLAAWATERFVMRLRAHVFDHVQQMPPHFFQRHRQGDLLSRLTSDVEAIETMVVSGLLGAASAAFSALFYAVAAFWIRWDLAAATFVLAPLFWLAARRFSSSVKDVSREGRVADGAITSVVEESLGNIVLTQAYDRRGAERRRLQEEANAWLRASVRSARLNEAYEQLVQVIETVCVLAVIGIGAWEISTGRMTLGQLLAFAAFLGYLYPPVRGLAQLGLTVTAATAGAERLIEILDVRPSVTDPRRATETGRPDGTVQVRDVSFRYPGAAGAALEGLSFTARPGELVIITGPSGAGKSTVSKLLLRFYDPDAGDILLDGVPLRDFPLARLREYVTLLPQETLVLHDTIRANIACGRPGASDQAVEEAAKAADAHDFILRLPHGYDTAIAPGSARLSGGQLQRLAIARAILRDAPVLVLDEPTTGLDAMAARRVVRPLRRLMAGRATIMITHDLNLAPDADRIIVVDRGRIVETGRHEELLARGGAYARLHRSQNNAVMDTGELRMPLWEEVRAREHTPGSRHPDGQPAQPAQPTWSAPGPRPVCRSETASPPEAAPWPDAASWPEAATWPRPRPAFQPRPELASEAHHRVPTTLPDGRPLFRDEDPRGGG; this comes from the coding sequence ATGGGTGAAGAGGGAGAGGAATACGGGTACGACACCCCCAGCATTCCTGCTCGCACCGCATTCCGCCGTTTCTGGCCGCTCACCGGCGGGCTCAGAAAATGGCTTCTTCTGGCCTGGTCGTGCACGGTGCTCGCCGCGCTCGCCGAGACGGAGGCGGTCCTGCTGTTCGGTGACCTCACCGACCATGCCTTGCAGGGCTCGCCCACCGCGTTCTGGAGCCCGGCCGCGAAGTGGCTGGGTATCGCCGTGGCCGGTGCGCTCGTCGCCTACGTGGGCAACTCCCTTGCCGCCTGGGCGACCGAACGATTCGTGATGAGGCTGCGCGCGCACGTGTTCGACCACGTCCAGCAGATGCCCCCGCACTTCTTTCAGCGCCACCGCCAGGGCGATCTGCTCTCCCGACTGACCAGCGACGTCGAGGCGATCGAGACGATGGTGGTGTCCGGGCTGCTCGGTGCCGCCTCGGCGGCCTTTTCCGCCCTCTTCTACGCGGTCGCCGCGTTCTGGATCCGCTGGGACCTGGCCGCCGCCACCTTCGTCCTCGCCCCCCTGTTCTGGCTGGCCGCCCGCCGCTTCTCCAGCTCCGTCAAGGACGTCTCCCGCGAGGGGCGGGTCGCTGACGGAGCGATCACCTCCGTGGTGGAGGAGTCGCTCGGCAACATCGTTCTCACCCAGGCCTACGACCGCCGGGGCGCGGAGCGACGCCGGCTGCAGGAGGAAGCGAACGCTTGGTTGCGCGCATCCGTTCGCTCCGCCCGTCTGAACGAGGCCTACGAGCAGCTCGTCCAGGTCATCGAGACGGTCTGTGTGCTCGCCGTGATCGGCATCGGCGCCTGGGAGATCTCCACCGGCCGGATGACGCTCGGCCAGCTCCTCGCCTTCGCCGCCTTCCTCGGCTACCTCTACCCGCCCGTGCGTGGTCTCGCCCAGCTGGGTCTCACGGTCACCGCGGCCACCGCCGGCGCAGAGCGGCTCATCGAGATCCTGGACGTCAGGCCCTCGGTCACCGACCCCCGCCGGGCCACGGAGACCGGACGCCCGGACGGCACGGTGCAGGTGCGGGACGTCTCCTTCCGCTACCCGGGTGCCGCCGGGGCTGCTCTCGAAGGGCTGTCCTTCACCGCCAGGCCCGGCGAACTGGTGATCATCACCGGCCCGAGCGGCGCGGGCAAGTCCACGGTCTCCAAGCTGCTGCTCCGCTTCTACGACCCGGATGCGGGTGACATCCTCCTGGACGGTGTACCGCTGAGGGACTTCCCGCTGGCCCGGCTGCGCGAGTACGTCACCCTGCTGCCACAGGAGACCCTGGTGCTGCACGACACGATCCGCGCCAACATCGCCTGCGGTCGGCCCGGGGCAAGCGACCAGGCCGTCGAGGAAGCCGCGAAGGCCGCCGACGCGCACGACTTCATCCTCCGGCTCCCCCACGGCTACGACACTGCGATCGCCCCCGGCTCGGCCCGTCTGTCCGGCGGTCAACTCCAGCGGCTCGCCATCGCCCGCGCCATTCTGAGGGACGCCCCCGTCCTGGTCCTGGACGAGCCCACGACCGGCCTGGACGCGATGGCTGCCCGCCGGGTAGTCAGGCCACTGCGGCGGCTGATGGCCGGCCGCGCGACGATCATGATCACTCATGACCTCAACCTCGCCCCCGACGCCGACCGCATCATCGTCGTCGACCGGGGCCGCATCGTGGAGACCGGTCGTCACGAGGAGCTCCTCGCCCGGGGCGGGGCGTATGCGCGGTTGCACCGCTCACAGAACAATGCGGTGATGGACACGGGCGAGTTGCGCATGCCGCTGTGGGAGGAGGTGCGGGCGCGCGAGCACACGCCGGGAAGCCGACACCCAGACGGTCAGCCCGCCCAGCCTGCCCAACCCACCTGGTCCGCTCCGGGACCCCGGCCCGTCTGCCGGTCCGAGACCGCTTCCCCGCCTGAGGCCGCCCCTTGGCCCGACGCCGCCTCCTGGCCCGAGGCTGCCACTTGGCCCCGGCCCCGTCCCGCTTTCCAGCCCCGTCCCGAGCTCGCATCCGAGGCCCACCACCGCGTCCCGACGACCCTGCCCGACGGCCGGCCGCTGTTCCGCGACGAAGATCCCCGGGGTGGCGGCTGA
- a CDS encoding EamA family transporter: protein MSTASSTSDASATTPKSVAPRPPGAPSRLGSLGPVGLVLAGGISVQFGGALAVTLMPRAGALGVVTLRLLAAAVVLVLVCRPRLRGHSRADWSTVIVFGVAMGAMNGLFYEAVARIPLGPAVTLEVLGPLTLSVLASRRAVNALWAGLALAGVFLLGGGGFSGLDPIGVAFALGAGSMWAAYIIFSARTGRRFPQADGLALAMAVAALLFLPLGIAEAGARLLNPTTVALGAAVALLSSVLPYTLELLALRRLPASTFAVLMSLEPAIAATAGFLVLGQSLSAAEAAAIGLVIAASIGAVRTQVGRGKPRPLPDER from the coding sequence GTGAGCACCGCCAGCAGCACGTCCGACGCCAGCGCCACCACCCCTAAGTCCGTAGCCCCGAGACCGCCGGGTGCCCCCAGTCGCCTCGGCTCGCTGGGGCCCGTTGGACTGGTGCTGGCCGGCGGTATTTCCGTGCAGTTCGGTGGCGCCCTCGCGGTGACCCTGATGCCGCGGGCCGGTGCGCTCGGAGTCGTGACGCTGCGTCTGCTCGCGGCGGCCGTCGTGCTCGTCCTCGTCTGCCGTCCGCGGCTACGCGGCCACTCGCGCGCCGACTGGAGCACGGTGATCGTGTTCGGCGTCGCCATGGGGGCCATGAACGGCCTCTTCTACGAGGCGGTGGCCCGAATCCCCCTGGGGCCCGCCGTCACCCTTGAAGTGCTCGGTCCGCTGACCCTGTCCGTCCTGGCCTCCCGTCGTGCGGTCAACGCGCTCTGGGCGGGTCTGGCTCTCGCGGGTGTCTTCCTGCTGGGCGGGGGAGGCTTCAGCGGCCTTGACCCCATAGGCGTCGCCTTTGCCCTGGGTGCCGGCTCCATGTGGGCGGCATACATCATCTTCAGTGCGCGCACCGGGCGTCGCTTCCCGCAGGCGGACGGCTTGGCGCTGGCCATGGCCGTGGCGGCACTGTTGTTCCTCCCGCTGGGCATCGCCGAGGCTGGTGCCCGCCTGCTGAATCCCACCACCGTCGCCCTTGGGGCGGCGGTGGCCCTGCTCTCCTCGGTGCTGCCCTACACCCTCGAACTCCTCGCCCTGCGCCGCCTGCCCGCCTCCACCTTCGCCGTCCTCATGAGCTTGGAACCGGCCATCGCGGCGACGGCCGGCTTCCTGGTCCTCGGTCAGTCCCTGTCCGCCGCGGAAGCCGCCGCGATCGGGCTCGTCATCGCGGCGAGTATCGGCGCCGTGCGGACTCAGGTGGGGCGGGGGAAGCCGCGGCCCCTTCCGGACGAGCGGTAG
- a CDS encoding DUF1048 domain-containing protein, with protein sequence MSIQDIIEGKKQWRAHVARVRALPPDYQIVYKEMQKYLFKVGPISLPDGPLLPGIVDFFEEGVAADKGVLELIGTDVAAFCDGLVKDSPTYADAYQESISGEPGAAAK encoded by the coding sequence GTGAGCATCCAAGACATCATCGAGGGCAAGAAACAGTGGCGGGCACACGTGGCTCGGGTCAGGGCTCTCCCGCCGGACTACCAAATCGTCTACAAGGAGATGCAGAAGTACCTGTTCAAGGTCGGCCCGATCAGCCTGCCTGACGGGCCCCTGCTCCCCGGGATCGTCGACTTCTTCGAAGAGGGCGTGGCCGCGGACAAGGGAGTCTTGGAACTCATCGGCACCGACGTCGCCGCGTTCTGCGACGGCCTGGTCAAGGACTCTCCCACCTATGCGGACGCCTACCAGGAATCCATCAGCGGGGAACCCGGCGCTGCCGCGAAGTAA
- a CDS encoding DUF1048 domain-containing protein: MNFWETVTGSDLTRDWKAFEARAEALPDDYRAAWGQIKGHFSPHADFTGRNLTPLLDAALGLLEEAATDGQSVHEVLGDDIRGFCTALVGGEGARTHRDRWRQQLNRNVARKLSRLGG; this comes from the coding sequence ATGAACTTCTGGGAAACCGTCACGGGCAGTGATCTCACCCGGGATTGGAAGGCCTTCGAAGCCAGGGCCGAGGCCCTGCCAGACGACTACCGGGCGGCATGGGGACAGATCAAGGGCCACTTCTCCCCCCATGCGGACTTCACCGGCCGCAACTTGACACCGCTCCTCGACGCCGCCCTGGGGCTGCTCGAAGAAGCAGCGACGGACGGGCAGAGCGTCCACGAGGTGCTCGGCGACGACATCCGGGGCTTTTGCACGGCGTTGGTCGGTGGAGAAGGGGCTCGAACCCATCGCGACCGGTGGCGCCAGCAGTTGAACAGGAACGTCGCAAGGAAATTGAGCCGGCTGGGAGGCTGA
- a CDS encoding PadR family transcriptional regulator, giving the protein MDDLTEMLKGTLEGCVLEIIGSEETYGYAITRQLNELGFTDVIEGTVYTILLRLERNGLVQVTKRPSGVGPPRKFYALNDAGREELAKFWAKWQYVSSRIDRLKEGGR; this is encoded by the coding sequence ATGGACGACCTGACGGAGATGTTGAAGGGCACGCTCGAAGGGTGCGTACTCGAAATCATCGGCAGCGAGGAAACCTACGGGTACGCCATCACCCGTCAGCTGAACGAGCTCGGCTTCACCGACGTCATCGAGGGGACGGTGTACACGATCTTGCTGCGACTGGAGAGGAACGGACTCGTCCAGGTGACCAAACGACCATCCGGGGTCGGTCCACCGCGCAAGTTCTATGCGCTCAACGACGCCGGACGCGAGGAACTGGCGAAGTTCTGGGCGAAATGGCAGTACGTCTCCTCACGTATCGACAGGCTCAAGGAGGGCGGGAGATGA
- a CDS encoding TIGR03084 family metal-binding protein, which produces MADPTPVIDDLCAESDELDVLVAELTPTQWALATPAPGWTVAHQIAHLAWTDQSALLSVTDEDGFRALVEKALSKPDSFVDEGAEEGAQLPPAELLTAWRGGRTALDRALRAASPGARFPWYGPPMSVASMATARLMETWAHGQDVAEALGVNRPPTDRLRHIARLGARTRDFAYGVHGLTPPSGEFRVELTSPTGTLWSFGPVDAPQRVTGPALDFCLLVTQRAHRADLALDAVGQDADRWLDIAQAFAGPSGGGRPAKEGPA; this is translated from the coding sequence ATGGCCGACCCGACGCCCGTGATCGACGATCTCTGTGCCGAGAGTGACGAACTGGACGTGCTCGTCGCTGAGTTGACACCCACGCAGTGGGCACTCGCGACGCCCGCCCCCGGTTGGACCGTCGCTCACCAGATCGCCCACCTGGCCTGGACCGACCAGTCGGCGCTGCTCTCCGTCACCGACGAGGACGGCTTCCGCGCGCTGGTCGAGAAGGCACTGAGCAAGCCCGACTCATTTGTGGACGAGGGCGCGGAGGAGGGTGCCCAGCTGCCGCCCGCAGAGCTGCTGACGGCGTGGCGCGGCGGGCGCACAGCCCTCGACCGGGCCCTGCGCGCCGCCTCACCCGGAGCACGATTCCCCTGGTACGGCCCGCCCATGTCCGTGGCCTCCATGGCCACCGCCCGTCTCATGGAGACCTGGGCCCACGGACAGGACGTGGCGGAGGCCCTGGGCGTCAACCGCCCTCCCACCGACCGCCTCCGGCACATCGCCCGGCTCGGTGCACGGACGCGCGACTTCGCCTACGGCGTCCACGGCCTCACTCCGCCCTCCGGTGAGTTCCGCGTGGAACTCACCTCACCGACCGGCACGTTGTGGTCCTTCGGCCCGGTCGACGCCCCGCAACGCGTGACCGGCCCCGCCCTCGACTTCTGTCTCCTCGTCACCCAGCGTGCCCACCGGGCCGACCTCGCCCTGGACGCGGTGGGGCAGGACGCGGACCGTTGGTTGGACATCGCCCAGGCCTTCGCCGGCCCGTCGGGCGGCGGCCGTCCGGCGAAGGAGGGTCCGGCGTGA